In one window of Haemorhous mexicanus isolate bHaeMex1 chromosome 31, bHaeMex1.pri, whole genome shotgun sequence DNA:
- the LOC132340190 gene encoding CD48 antigen-like isoform X1, with protein MFISILNLSGIPSGMRPREGRTQLHHPQFFLAAWTEEPPPLKVTGAVGGVVFLNPQNPQNPSKYSQIHWRWENQLRIASRERGEQPRYPQSRFGGRLELLANGTLRMSRLSLGDSGEYRLHLEDDTGRESVQRVLLRVYDLVPKPRVTATTSGDSEVCNTTLNCSVALEGVTYEWIPPQKLVMKEGPILEVSINPTVETYVCKVSNPVSSSNASLTFRPPCSWTDESSSSATCAAPRALVALGHLVLLFLLLTVA; from the exons atgttcatTTCCATTTTGAACCTGTCTGGAATTCCAAGTGGGATGAGACCCAGGGAAGGACGAACCCAACTCCACCATCCCCAATTTTTTTTGGCAGCCTGGACAGAAGAACCCCCACCCTTGAAGGTGACCGGAGCTGTTGGCGGGGTGGTCTTcctgaacccccaaaacccccaaaacccctcgAAATACTCCCAAATCCACTGGCGCTGGGAAAACCAGCTGAGGATCGCCAGCCGGGAGCGGGGGGAGCAGCCCAGGTACCCCCAGAGCCGCTTTGGGGGGcgcctggagctgctggccaaCGGAACCCTCCGAATGAGCCGCCTGAGCCTCGGGGACAGCGGCGAGTACCGCCTCCACCTGGAGGATGACACGGGCAGGGAAAGCGTCCAGAGGGTCCTGCTGAGGGTCTACG ACCTGGTCCCGAAGCCCCGCGTGACGGCCACCACCAGCGGTGACTCTGAGGTGTGCAACACCACCCTGAACTGCTCCGTGGCCCTCGAAGGGGTCACCTACGAGTGGATCCCTCCCCAGAAGCTCGTGATGAAGGAGGGCCCCATCCTGGAGGTCTCCATCAACCCCACGGTGGAAACCTACGTGTGCAAGGTCAGCAACCCCGTGTCCTCCAGCAACGCCTCGCTGACCTTCCGGCCCCCCTGCAGCTGGACAG ACGAATCCTCCTCGTCCGCCACCTGCGCCGCGCCCCGcgccctggtggccctgggacaCCTcgtcctcctcttcctcctgctcacCGTGGCTTGA
- the LOC132340190 gene encoding CD48 antigen-like isoform X2, with translation MAPGLALNLLLFLLFLLFLLFTAPAWTEEPPPLKVTGAVGGVVFLNPQNPQNPSKYSQIHWRWENQLRIASRERGEQPRYPQSRFGGRLELLANGTLRMSRLSLGDSGEYRLHLEDDTGRESVQRVLLRVYDLVPKPRVTATTSGDSEVCNTTLNCSVALEGVTYEWIPPQKLVMKEGPILEVSINPTVETYVCKVSNPVSSSNASLTFRPPCSWTDESSSSATCAAPRALVALGHLVLLFLLLTVA, from the exons ATGGCGCCCGGGCTGGCGCTgaacctcctcctcttcctcctcttcctccttttcctcctcttcaccGCGCCAG CCTGGACAGAAGAACCCCCACCCTTGAAGGTGACCGGAGCTGTTGGCGGGGTGGTCTTcctgaacccccaaaacccccaaaacccctcgAAATACTCCCAAATCCACTGGCGCTGGGAAAACCAGCTGAGGATCGCCAGCCGGGAGCGGGGGGAGCAGCCCAGGTACCCCCAGAGCCGCTTTGGGGGGcgcctggagctgctggccaaCGGAACCCTCCGAATGAGCCGCCTGAGCCTCGGGGACAGCGGCGAGTACCGCCTCCACCTGGAGGATGACACGGGCAGGGAAAGCGTCCAGAGGGTCCTGCTGAGGGTCTACG ACCTGGTCCCGAAGCCCCGCGTGACGGCCACCACCAGCGGTGACTCTGAGGTGTGCAACACCACCCTGAACTGCTCCGTGGCCCTCGAAGGGGTCACCTACGAGTGGATCCCTCCCCAGAAGCTCGTGATGAAGGAGGGCCCCATCCTGGAGGTCTCCATCAACCCCACGGTGGAAACCTACGTGTGCAAGGTCAGCAACCCCGTGTCCTCCAGCAACGCCTCGCTGACCTTCCGGCCCCCCTGCAGCTGGACAG ACGAATCCTCCTCGTCCGCCACCTGCGCCGCGCCCCGcgccctggtggccctgggacaCCTcgtcctcctcttcctcctgctcacCGTGGCTTGA